From the genome of Miscanthus floridulus cultivar M001 chromosome 10, ASM1932011v1, whole genome shotgun sequence, one region includes:
- the LOC136487543 gene encoding LOW QUALITY PROTEIN: uncharacterized protein (The sequence of the model RefSeq protein was modified relative to this genomic sequence to represent the inferred CDS: inserted 6 bases in 4 codons) yields the protein MVRELRVDAFYVRLRAAAAAAGSSSSPLLILPSAADADSLCAVRALAHVLAADSVYPVASAAAARALLASFSASASEPLCLVLINWGAHRDLVSAVLPDTATAFVVDSHRPVHLHNLCARNGRVVILFTADDDRSADLSYDFDLAALADASDLTAQGDADAAPLRAASGSDASESDSEDSDADEDVRGGGGRRKRPRLSDDAGADPVRMFGRLRREYYRLSTFHGKPSGCLMYELAHALRRNTSELLWLACVALTDQFVHNRITNERYQAAVMELEQHVNGSGNLDPSGAGAVVTLKDGTKVRAPEAXRIAYEDEPRLMLLREWSLFDSMLCSSYVATKLRTWTDNGLKKLKLLLARMGFPLADCQKSFQYMSMEVKRKIXDGFDRLQPEYGLTEFYYRSFLXGYRSTVSAADVVYGVTALLESLNAESKGSKESSAAEQFWAAYSALSLSNVDQLQKGMQSAIEIQRAILRQGSSAITKTGFIRSAKKFRWVKLDDPVDTIKLCHPQVLTKFCFFLMDALKERGARMKPLICACLAKEPEKVLVVXVCGKPRLGAAQGNAFGNAFRSAAEEIGADYFHDMFESSWIVLDVVAVSSFMIRLTDKL from the exons ATGGTGCGCGAGCTACGCGTCGACGCCTTCTACGTGCGCCTccgcgcggccgcggcggcggcgggctcctCCTCGTCGCCGCTCCTGATCCTCCCGTCGGCCGCCGACGCCGACTCGCTCTGCGCGGTGCGGGCGCTCGCGCACGTCCTCGCCGCCGACTCCGTctaccccgtcgcctccgccgccgccgccagggccCTCCTCGCCTCCTTCTCCGCCTCGGCCTCCGAGCCGCTCTGCCTCGTCCTCATCAACTGGGGCGCGCACCGGGACCTGGTGAGCGCCGTCCTGCCAGACACCGCCACCGCCTTCGTCGTCGACTCCCACCGCCCCGTCCACCTCCACAACCTCTGCGCACGGAATGGTCGCGTCGTCATCCTCTTCACCGCCGACGACGACCGCTCCGCGGACCTCTCCTACGACTTCGACCTCGCCGCGCTCGCCGACGCCTCCGACCTCACCGCCCAgggcgacgccgacgccgcccccCTCCGCGCGGCTTCTGGCTCCGACGCCTCCGAATCCGACTCGGAGGACTCCGACGCCGACGAGGatgtccgcggcggcggcggcaggaggaAGAGGCCACGGCTCTCCGACGACGCCGGCGCCGACCCCGTGAGGATGTTCGGGAGGCTGCGGCGGGAGTACTACCGCCTGAGCACGTTCCACGGCAAGCCGTCGGGGTGCCTCATGTACGAGCTGGCCCACGCGCTGCGCCGCAACACCAGCGAGCTCCTCTGGCTCGCCTGCGTCGCGCTCACCGACCAGTTCGTCCACAACCGCATCACCAACGAGCGGTACCAGGCGGCGGTCATGGAGCTGGAGCAGCACGTCAACGGCTCGGGCAACCTCGACCCGTCGGGCGCCGGCGCGGTCGTCACGCTCAAGGACGGCACCAAGGTCCGCGCGCCCGAGG TCCGCATCGCTTACGAGGACGAGCCGCGGCTCATGCTGCTGCGGGAGTGGAGCCTCTTCGACTCCATGCTCTGCTCCTCCTACGTCGCCACCAAGCTCAGGACGTGGACCGACAACGGCCTCAAGAAGCTCAAGCTGTTGCTCGCCAGGATGGGGTTCCCGCTCGCCGACTGCCAGAAGAGCTTCCAGTACATGAGCATGGAGGTCAAGCGCAAGA CGGACGGGTTTGACCGCTTGCAGCCTGAGTACGGGCTCACCGAGTTCTACTACCGGAGCTTCTT AGGGTACAGGTCCACGGTATCGGCTGCAGACGTTGTGTATGGTGTCACGGCGTTGCTTGAATCGCTGAATGCCGAGTCCAAGGGCTCAAAGGAGTCCTCTGCTGCCGAGCAGTTTTGGGCTGCATACTCAGCATTGTCGCTGAGCAATGTTGATCAGTTGCAGAAAGGGATGCAGTCTGCAATTGAGATTCAGAGGGCAATTTTGAGGCAAGGAAGCTCGGCCATTACTAAGACAGGGTTTATACGGAGTGCCAAGAAGTTCCGGTGGGTCAAGCTTGATGACCCTGTGGACACTATCAAGCTTTGCCACCCACAGGTGCTTACCAAGTTCTGCTTCTTTCTGATGGATGCGCTGAAGGAAAGAGGTGCAAGGATGAAGCCGCTAATCTGTGCTTGCTTAGCAAAGGAGCCTGAGAAGGTACTGGTTGT AGTATGTGGAAAACCAAGGCTTGGGGCTGCTCAGGGTAATGCCTTTGGTAACGCATTCAGATCAGCGGCAGAGGAGATCGGTGCAGACTATTTCCATGACATGTTTGAGTCATCATGGATTGTTCTGGATGTTGTTGCTGTCAGTTCTTTCATGATTCGGTTGACGGACAAGCTGTGA